A window from Dehalobacter sp. DCA encodes these proteins:
- the holA gene encoding DNA polymerase III subunit delta — translation MTLDIIKLDIKNRDIPSVYLWYGEDRYSLAEALKLLKNYYLLDDPSGSNTELLNGKEQTREEIIQAANMTAFFSGKLVVVDDLTYFSTGRSKGTSESEKSTEEMERSHSGRESDPDILLEYCLNPNPSTCLVLISEKVNKGRKLFREINKNGKTVEFAFPKGQSEWMAWLQKQAHQNGKNLSVPAASFLLEWAGHQTGVLSQELAKLALYTGEKQNIEIEDIRKISLPMIETTVFAMLDAIAAENTKDALARLSEVLSQEHYLKVHTMIVRHIRLLLAASIWRSRKGTVNDFMGTAGIRTFFEGNKLFQQADSFSTVRLAEAMEDCLQTELALKSSGGNPQLLLEIMVIRLCKK, via the coding sequence GGCTTTAAAACTGCTAAAAAACTATTATTTGCTGGATGATCCTTCCGGCAGCAATACAGAACTTCTTAACGGAAAAGAACAAACCCGGGAAGAAATAATTCAGGCTGCCAATATGACAGCCTTTTTTTCCGGAAAACTCGTGGTTGTTGACGATCTTACATATTTCAGTACGGGCAGGAGCAAAGGCACTTCCGAATCGGAAAAAAGCACCGAAGAAATGGAACGATCCCATTCAGGGAGAGAAAGCGACCCGGATATCTTGCTGGAATACTGTCTGAATCCCAATCCGTCTACTTGCCTGGTTCTGATATCGGAAAAAGTAAACAAAGGCAGAAAACTGTTTAGGGAAATCAATAAGAACGGGAAAACAGTGGAATTCGCTTTTCCGAAGGGCCAGTCGGAATGGATGGCCTGGCTGCAAAAGCAAGCGCATCAAAACGGGAAGAACCTGAGTGTTCCCGCCGCTTCGTTTCTTTTGGAATGGGCTGGCCACCAAACAGGGGTACTCAGTCAGGAACTGGCCAAATTAGCTCTATATACCGGAGAAAAACAAAACATAGAAATTGAAGATATCCGGAAAATAAGTTTGCCGATGATCGAGACGACGGTCTTTGCGATGTTGGATGCCATCGCGGCAGAGAATACCAAAGACGCATTGGCCAGGCTTAGCGAAGTGCTTAGTCAGGAACATTACCTCAAAGTGCATACAATGATCGTCCGCCATATCCGGCTGTTACTGGCAGCGAGTATTTGGCGGTCCCGCAAGGGCACAGTCAATGATTTTATGGGCACTGCAGGAATCAGGACATTCTTTGAAGGAAATAAACTCTTTCAGCAAGCGGACTCTTTTTCAACCGTCAGATTGGCTGAGGCCATGGAAGATTGTCTTCAGACTGAGCTTGCGTTAAAGAGCAGCGGAGGGAACCCTCAGTTGCTGCTGGAAATAATGGTTATACGATTATGTAAAAAATAA
- a CDS encoding ABC transporter substrate-binding protein, whose product MKRKFKGFTGSMVVALLLAVSLILGGCSSGKSSTAGSETTEPYKVGAVLDISGTSSSLGIPERDTLLMMVDKINAEGGIQGHPVELIIEDNKSDEMEAVLAANKLIEKGVLAVLGGSSSGTSMAIMKTVQDAQIPMISLAAASSIVEPVAERQWVFKTAQSDIVMINKIIEYLKKNNMTKIAFMYMNNAYGDNGKKAISAAAPQNGITIVAEEKFDATDNDMTPQLTNVKSSGAQAVVVWAIPPSASILTKNYKDLGLTIPLIHSHGVGNQKFIELAQDAADGVILPIGKLPVTDQIADSDPQKAVLTSYINDYQNKYNTAPNSFGGYATDALSLLVKAIEKAGPDRSVIRNELEKTQGLVGVSGVFNMSEQDHNGLSEDSAVLVQIEDGKWKILQ is encoded by the coding sequence ATGAAAAGAAAGTTCAAAGGTTTCACAGGGAGTATGGTAGTAGCTTTATTATTGGCGGTCAGCCTGATATTGGGAGGCTGCAGCTCCGGGAAGAGCAGTACGGCAGGCAGTGAGACAACAGAGCCTTACAAAGTGGGTGCGGTTCTCGATATCAGCGGGACTTCCTCTTCTTTGGGCATACCTGAACGCGATACACTGTTGATGATGGTGGACAAGATCAATGCCGAAGGTGGTATTCAAGGGCATCCGGTTGAACTGATCATTGAGGATAATAAAAGTGATGAGATGGAGGCTGTACTTGCTGCAAATAAGCTAATAGAAAAAGGCGTCCTTGCAGTTTTGGGCGGCAGCTCCAGCGGGACCTCGATGGCCATCATGAAAACTGTCCAGGACGCGCAAATTCCGATGATTTCTCTGGCCGCAGCCAGTAGCATCGTTGAACCGGTTGCTGAAAGACAATGGGTATTTAAAACAGCCCAGAGCGATATTGTCATGATCAATAAAATCATTGAATATCTCAAGAAGAATAACATGACGAAGATTGCCTTTATGTATATGAACAATGCTTATGGCGACAATGGCAAGAAGGCCATTAGCGCGGCAGCTCCCCAAAATGGGATCACCATCGTTGCTGAAGAAAAATTTGATGCGACAGACAATGATATGACGCCGCAATTAACGAATGTCAAGAGCAGCGGGGCTCAGGCAGTCGTCGTATGGGCGATTCCGCCTTCGGCCTCCATCCTGACGAAGAACTATAAGGATCTTGGACTGACGATTCCGCTCATTCACAGCCATGGCGTCGGCAATCAGAAATTTATCGAACTTGCCCAGGACGCCGCTGACGGAGTGATCCTTCCAATCGGCAAGCTTCCAGTGACCGATCAGATTGCGGATTCTGACCCGCAGAAAGCAGTGCTTACAAGTTATATCAATGATTACCAAAACAAATACAATACAGCGCCCAATTCATTCGGCGGTTATGCGACAGATGCTTTAAGTCTCCTGGTCAAGGCGATCGAAAAAGCTGGTCCGGATCGCAGCGTCATTCGGAATGAACTGGAAAAAACGCAGGGACTTGTCGGTGTATCCGGGGTATTTAATATGTCCGAACAGGATCATAATGGCTTAAGCGAAGATTCCGCCGTTTTGGTGCAGATCGAAGACGGCAAATGGAAAATATTACAGTAA
- a CDS encoding branched-chain amino acid ABC transporter permease, which yields MKKIIFKFSGAVIMLVLLIIPLLLNSNYLYGLLIVIGLYAIVVQGLGILMGYAGQVSFGHAAFFGLGAYTAAILTTRFHWPSLLALLAAILLPGIVAALIGRQTLKLRELYLALATLGFGILVHILFTEGGEITGGPSGISGIPHLGIGSLILNSDRKFYILIWIILVLILLGIRNLVRSRTGRALCAIRESEYAAENAGIDCVRLKLQAFIFSALLTGLAGGLYAFYMTFISPSPFTFHASVQFVLMAVIGGLGTFWGPLLGAVVVVALNEILKELIPLIVPGAGGEYQIIIYGIILVALMIYRPQGLSSIGEFFQSSKKSLVQDGNEVN from the coding sequence GTGAAAAAGATTATATTTAAATTCAGCGGAGCTGTCATCATGCTGGTATTGTTAATTATCCCGCTCCTGCTTAACAGCAATTATCTTTATGGATTACTGATTGTCATCGGCCTGTATGCGATCGTTGTCCAGGGCTTGGGAATACTGATGGGTTATGCGGGGCAGGTGTCGTTCGGTCATGCGGCGTTTTTTGGTTTAGGCGCTTATACGGCCGCAATATTAACCACGCGTTTTCATTGGCCGTCACTGTTAGCTCTTCTGGCAGCAATTCTTCTTCCTGGAATTGTTGCGGCCCTAATTGGCCGACAGACCCTTAAGTTACGCGAGCTATACCTTGCCCTCGCGACGCTCGGCTTTGGGATTTTAGTCCATATATTATTTACCGAAGGCGGAGAAATAACCGGAGGGCCATCCGGGATCAGCGGTATTCCGCATCTGGGCATTGGCAGTCTTATTTTAAACAGTGACAGGAAATTTTATATCCTGATCTGGATCATTCTGGTCCTGATACTGCTGGGAATACGAAATTTAGTCCGTTCCAGAACAGGCAGGGCCTTATGTGCGATCCGAGAGAGTGAGTATGCGGCAGAAAATGCCGGTATTGACTGTGTCAGGCTTAAGCTGCAGGCCTTTATTTTCAGTGCGCTGCTTACGGGTTTGGCAGGGGGCCTTTATGCTTTCTATATGACCTTTATCAGTCCGTCACCATTTACTTTTCATGCTTCCGTCCAGTTTGTACTGATGGCAGTGATTGGCGGCCTGGGTACCTTTTGGGGACCTTTGCTTGGGGCTGTGGTCGTCGTGGCCTTAAACGAGATCTTAAAAGAGTTGATACCGCTCATCGTTCCCGGAGCCGGCGGTGAATACCAGATCATTATTTACGGAATCATCCTGGTTGCACTCATGATTTACCGTCCGCAGGGGT
- a CDS encoding branched-chain amino acid ABC transporter permease, giving the protein MGEQLLQLLFSGLTLGSIYSIIALILVITYKVTGILNLALGEFLVMGALLTVSFKSMGMPLIAASLLAIIIVALLAGVLERLTVNKARGASSLTMLIITIGISISLRGLALLIWGTDTYSLPSFTASGPIMAGGAALNPQSIWVFLLAAATLICVNTFFGRTYWGKAVQASVLSPIGAQLQGINLSTISLAAFVFSGALATAAGICIGPVTMVTYDMGFMLGVKGFIAATIGGLSSISGAVLGGLILGLLEAYSSGLISSGLNDAISIVILLAVLLIRPEGILGAISERKI; this is encoded by the coding sequence ATGGGAGAACAACTACTGCAGCTATTATTCAGCGGGCTTACGCTTGGAAGTATTTATTCCATTATTGCCCTTATCCTGGTCATTACCTATAAAGTAACAGGCATATTAAATCTAGCCCTTGGGGAATTCCTGGTTATGGGGGCACTTTTGACGGTTAGTTTCAAATCGATGGGGATGCCGCTAATAGCGGCCTCCCTTCTTGCCATCATTATTGTCGCCTTGTTGGCGGGGGTACTCGAAAGGCTGACGGTCAACAAAGCCAGGGGAGCCAGCAGCCTGACGATGCTGATCATTACAATTGGTATTTCGATATCCTTAAGGGGGCTGGCCCTTCTGATCTGGGGAACGGATACCTACTCTCTGCCCTCCTTTACGGCTAGTGGACCAATCATGGCAGGCGGGGCGGCACTCAATCCTCAGAGCATCTGGGTATTTTTGCTGGCAGCGGCAACACTGATCTGCGTCAACACTTTTTTTGGACGGACCTACTGGGGAAAAGCAGTTCAAGCTTCCGTCCTCAGTCCCATCGGAGCCCAGCTGCAGGGGATCAATTTGAGTACGATTTCCCTGGCCGCATTTGTTTTTTCAGGGGCTTTGGCTACCGCCGCAGGAATCTGCATTGGACCGGTGACGATGGTCACGTATGATATGGGTTTTATGTTAGGCGTCAAAGGTTTTATCGCGGCAACAATTGGCGGATTGAGCAGTATATCCGGAGCTGTTCTGGGGGGATTAATCCTGGGGCTTTTGGAAGCCTACAGTTCAGGACTGATTTCCTCCGGGTTGAATGATGCGATCTCTATTGTGATTCTTCTTGCAGTCCTTTTAATCAGGCCGGAAGGGATCCTGGGTGCAATCAGCGAGCGTAAAATTTAA
- the rpsT gene encoding 30S ribosomal protein S20 has product MPNIKSAIKRVQLSKLQNAKNTAARSSLRTAIRRYEEAVNNNPENAVEALQKASRALDKAAAKGLIHKNKAARKKSRMAKKFQALNNKAS; this is encoded by the coding sequence ATGCCAAATATTAAATCAGCAATCAAGAGGGTCCAACTAAGCAAATTACAGAATGCCAAGAATACTGCTGCCAGATCTTCCTTACGAACCGCTATTCGTCGTTATGAGGAAGCTGTAAACAATAATCCTGAAAATGCTGTTGAAGCTCTGCAAAAAGCTTCCCGTGCACTTGATAAAGCTGCTGCCAAAGGTTTGATCCACAAAAACAAAGCAGCTCGCAAAAAATCCAGAATGGCCAAAAAATTTCAGGCTTTGAATAATAAAGCCAGCTAA